GCCGGTGCCGGACCGGCTCAGGACGCCGGGCTCGGCGCCTCGTCCTCGAGCACGGCCGCGCGCGTCCCCGACTCCTCGCCGCCGTCGGTGGCCTTGGCCTTCTGACGCCACGTGGTCAGCGCCCGCTCGGTGTAGCCGTTGGGCTCCCGCCGGCCAGAGAACACCAGGTCCAGCGCGGCCTGGAACGACGGGCTGCCGTCCAGGTCGGCGCACATCGGTGCGTACCCCGGCTCGTCGGCGTTCTGCCCGTCGACCACCTCGGCCATCCGGGCGAAGGTCTCGCGCACCTGGCCGTCGGTGACCAGCCCGTGGTGCAGCCAGTTGGCGATCTGCTGGCTGGAGATGCGCAGCGTCGCGCGGTCCTCCATCAGGCCGACGCCCTCCAGGGTCGGGACGGTGGAGCAGCCGATCCCCAGCCCCACCCAGCGCACGACGTAACCCAGGATGGACTGCGCGTTGGTCTCCAGCTCGTGCCGCTTGTCCTCCTCGGACAGGCCGGTGCCCGCGTCGGGCAGGACCGGCGGCACGAGCAGGCCGCGCCGGTCGGCCAGCGGGCGCTTCTTGATCTCCTCCTGGACGGCGAGGACGTCGGTCTCCAGGTAGTGCAGCGCGTGCAGCGTGGCCGCGGTCGGCGAGGGCACCCAGGCGGTGTTCGCCCCGGCCCGCGGGTGACCGCCCTTGGTGTCGAGCATCTCGCGCATCGCGGCGGGCTTGGCCCACATGCCCTTGCCGATCTGCGCCTGCCCGGCGAAGCCGGCCCGCAGGGCCACGTCGACGTTGCGGTCCTCGTAGGTCTTCAGCCACGTCTGCGACCGCTGGTCGTCCTTGCGGACCACCGGCCCGGCCTCGAAGTCGGTGTGGATCTCGTCGCCGGTGCGGTCCAGGAAGCCGGTGTTGACGAAGATGACCCGATCCGCGGCGCGGGCGATGCAGGCCTCCAGGTTGATCGAGGTCCGCTTCTCCTCGTCCATGATGCCGATCTTGAGCGTCGTGGGCTCCATGCCCAGCGCCTCCTCCACCGCGGCGAGGAGCTCCACCGACAGCGACACCTCGTCGGGGCCGTGCATCTTGGGCTTGACGATGTAGACGCTGCCGGTCCGGGTGTTGGAGTACCGGGCGTTGCCGCGCAGCTCCTGCAGTGCCGCGGTCGCGGAGACCAGCGCGTCGAGGACCTCCTCGAGGATGGGCTCGCCGTCGGCCGTCCGGACGGCGTCCAGGCGCATGTGGTGGCCCACGTTGCGCACGAGCAGCAGCGAGCGGCCGGGCAGGGTCAGCTCGCCGCCGTCGGTGCCGACGTAGGTGCGGTCGCCGTGCACCTCGCGGGTCACGGTGCGCCCGCCCTTGCCGAAGGAGGCGGTCAGCTCCCCGGTCCGCAGGCCCAGCCAGGACCGGTAGGCGCCGACCTTGTCCGGGCCGTCCACGGTGGCGACGGAGTCCTCCAGGTCGACGATGGTGCTGACCGCGGACTCCAGCAGGGCGTCGGACACCCCGGCGTGGTGCTGGGTGCCCACCCGGGTCGAGGGGTCGATGGTCAGCTCCAGGTGCAGCCCGTGGCGGCGCAGCAGCACCGCGGCCGGGCGGTCGCCGTCCCCGGCCCGGTGCCCGGCGAACTGCGCCGGGTCGGCCAGGCCGGTCGTCCCGGACGCGGTGTCGACGGCCAGCTCACCGGCCGACGGCACCCGGTAGGCGACGACGTCGGCGTGGCTGCCCTCGGCCAGCGGGAAGAACTGGTCCAGCAGGCGGTCGGCCTCCGCGATGACCTGCGCGCCGCGGCGCTCGTCGTAGCCGGGCTCCAGCTCGTGGTCCAGGGGCAGCGCGTCGGTGCCGTAGAGCGCGTCGTAGAGCGAGCCCCAGCGGGCGTTCGCGGCGTTGAGGGCGTACCGCGGCACGGTCGCCGGCACCACCAGCTGCGGGCCGGGCACCTCGGCGATCTCCCGGTCCACCCGGGTCACCCGGACCGTGGGCTCCTCCACCGGCAGCAGGTAGCCGATCTCGGTGAGGAAGGCCTCCAGCGCCTCGACGTCACCGGTGCCGTGCTCGCGGTGCCAGTCGTCGACCTGCTGCTGCAGCTCGTCGCGGCGGCGCAGCAGCTGCTCCACCCGCCCGCCGAACCGCTCCTGCAGGTCGGCGACGACGGCCCAGAACCGCGCCGGCGTCAGGTCCAGGCCGGCCACCAGCTCCTCGGCCACGAAGTCGCGCAGGTCGGGGTCGACCTGCAGTCCACCGGTGCCGGTCACGTCTGTCTCGGTGTCCACGCTCGCATCTCCATTCCCCGGGACGGTGCGTCCCGTTCTCGACCGTTCAGCGGCTGCTGCCAGGAGCGCACAGGCCGTGCGGTAGGTGCATCGTGCCGCGTCCGGCGTCGGCGCTCCGACGCGGTGGGGGCCGGGAGGCGCGCCCGACCCCCGGAGGTCACCGCAGGGTCGCGGTGTCGATCACGAACCGGTAGCGGACGTCGGAGGCCAGCACGCGCTCGTAGGCGTCGTTGACCCGGTCGGCGGCGATGACCTCGACGTCGGCGCCGATGCCGTGCTCGGCGCAGAAGTCGAGCACCTCCTGGGTCTCGGCGATGCCGCCGATCATCGACCCGGCGAAGGTGCGCCGGTTGGTCAGCAGCGAGAACACGTCGACGGCCAGCGGCTCGGCGGGGGCGCCGACGTTCACCAGGGCGCCGTCGACCGCCAGCAGCGAGAGGTAGGCGTCGACGTCGATCGGCGCGCTGACGGTGTTGAGGACCAGGTCGAACGTGCCGGCCAGCTGGGTGAACGTGTCCGGGTCGCTGGTGGCGTGGTAGTGCTGCGCACCGAGCCTCAGGCCGTCCTCCTGCTTCTTCAGCGACTGGCTGAGCACGGTCACCTCGGCCCCCATCGCGGCGGCGATCTTGACGGCCAGGTGGCCCAGCCCGCCGAGGCCGACGACGGCCACCCGCCGGCCCGGGCCGGCACCCCAGCGGCGCAGCGGGGCGTAGGTGGTGATGCCGGCGCACAGCAGCGGCGCGGCGGCCGCCGGGTCGAGGGTGTCGGGCACCGCGAGCACGAAGTGGGCGTCGACGACGACGTGGGTGGAGTAACCGCCCTGGGTCGTGGTGCCGTCGCGGTCGGTGCCGGCGTAGGTGGCGACCATGCCTTCGACGCAGTACTGCTCGTCGCCGTTGCGGCAGTTGGCGCACCGGCGGCAGGAGCCGACCATGCAGCCCACGCCGACGCGGTCACCGACGCGGTGGGTGGTGACGCCGGCGCCGACCTCGGCGACCACGCCGACGATCTCGTGACCGGGGACGACGGGGAAGGGCTGCGGGCCCCAGTCGCCGTTGACGGTGTGGATGTCGGAGTGGCAGATGCCGGCGTACTCGATCTCGATGAGGACGTCGTCCGGGCCGACGTCCCGGCGCTCGACGGTGGTGGGCGCCAGGGGGCGGCCGGCGGCGGGGGCGGCGTAGGCGTTGACGCGCATGCGGGAGGTGCTCCTCGTCCAGTGGTGGGGGGCGGTTCCAGGTCGGTCGAGGGCGGGCAGCGGCGCTGAGCGTCGGCGACGGGGTGGGCGCGGGTGCACGACGGCGTGGTCGACCCCGCCCTCGGACCGTGGACAACCCGCGCCGACGCCCGCGGCTTCCCGGTCGGCGGACCCGCCCGCACTCCCGCCGTCGGGCACCGCCGGGCGCGGCGGCTCCTCACCCGTGCCGTCGGGCACCCGAGGTGCCCGTGCCGGTGGGCTACTCGCGCACCACCCAGACCTCGGCCGGACCGTGGGGGGTCTCCTGCAGCCGCACGGGCTCGAAGCGCCGGTAGACGCCGTACCAGCGGGGCCCCTCGTAGACCAGGATCGAGGAGGCCAGCGACTCGGCGGGTACCTCGTCGACCTCGGCGTGCCGTGGGCCGCCCCAGTGCAGGATCAGCGGCATGGGCGGACCGTAGTCGCCGTCGGGGCACGCGGGGGCGGCGGGTGCCCGGTCCGGTCCGGCGGGTGCCCGGCGGCCCCCGGCGAGGACCGCCGACCCGGCGGGGGCGCCGCGCCCGGGGGATCAGCTCAGCGCCGCGACGACGGCGCGGGTGGCCTCGGCGACGAGGGCGTCGTCGTGCCCGGCGTCCGGCTCGTCGCGGTCGGAGAGCACGGCCACCACGATCGGGGCCCGTCGCGGCGGCCGGACGACGGCGGTGTCGTTGCGGGTGCCGTACGCGGCGGCGCCGGACTCCTCCCCGACCACCCACCCCGCGGGCACCCCGGCCCACACCCGTGCGTCACCGGTGGTCGTCGTGGTCAGCCACCCGACGGGAGGTCGCGGTCCTCGGCTGCCAGCGCGCCGCCGAGGACGCGCGCGCAGGTCACCGGCGAGGCCCCGCGGCGTGCTGGTGTCCCGGGGGTCGCCGGGGACGGTGTCGTCGAGCGTGGGCTCGGTGCGGTCGACCCGGGTGACGTCGTCGCCGATCGTCTCCGGCGCGGCGTCGAGTGCCTGCGGGCCCCCGAGCAGGTCGAGCAGCACGTCGGTGGCGGTGTCGTCGCTGTGGCGGACGGCGGCCTCGGCCGCCGCGCGCACGGTGGTGCCCGCGCCGACCAGGCGCCTCGCTCCTCGACGATCGACCGACTGTGCCAGGGGCGCCGCGTGCACCCGCCGGGCCCGCGACGGGGATGATCCTCGACATGGCCACCCCCGCCGGCGTCACGGAGGGCACCGGGGGACCGCCCGTCCGCCGGTCACGGCGGCCCGCCGGGTGGGTCCGGCCCGCGCTGCTGGTGCTCGCCGTCGGGCTGGTGGCCGTGGTCGCCGCCGCCGTGGGGCTGCCCGACGTCGCCCGGCTGCGGGCCGGCGTCGCCGGTCTCGGGCCGGCGGGCCCTCTCGCGTTCGCCTTGCTGTACGCCGCGGTCACCCTCACCCCGCTGCCGAAGACGGTGCTCAGCGCCGCG
This window of the Geodermatophilus sp. DSM 44513 genome carries:
- a CDS encoding serine hydrolase, which gives rise to MRAAAEAAVRHSDDTATDVLLDLLGGPQALDAAPETIGDDVTRVDRTEPTLDDTVPGDPRDTSTPRGLAGDLRARPRRRAGSRGPRPPVGWLTTTTTGDARVWAGVPAGWVVGEESGAAAYGTRNDTAVVRPPRRAPIVVAVLSDRDEPDAGHDDALVAEATRAVVAALS
- a CDS encoding NAD(P)-dependent alcohol dehydrogenase, which gives rise to MRVNAYAAPAAGRPLAPTTVERRDVGPDDVLIEIEYAGICHSDIHTVNGDWGPQPFPVVPGHEIVGVVAEVGAGVTTHRVGDRVGVGCMVGSCRRCANCRNGDEQYCVEGMVATYAGTDRDGTTTQGGYSTHVVVDAHFVLAVPDTLDPAAAAPLLCAGITTYAPLRRWGAGPGRRVAVVGLGGLGHLAVKIAAAMGAEVTVLSQSLKKQEDGLRLGAQHYHATSDPDTFTQLAGTFDLVLNTVSAPIDVDAYLSLLAVDGALVNVGAPAEPLAVDVFSLLTNRRTFAGSMIGGIAETQEVLDFCAEHGIGADVEVIAADRVNDAYERVLASDVRYRFVIDTATLR
- a CDS encoding malate synthase G; translated protein: MDTETDVTGTGGLQVDPDLRDFVAEELVAGLDLTPARFWAVVADLQERFGGRVEQLLRRRDELQQQVDDWHREHGTGDVEALEAFLTEIGYLLPVEEPTVRVTRVDREIAEVPGPQLVVPATVPRYALNAANARWGSLYDALYGTDALPLDHELEPGYDERRGAQVIAEADRLLDQFFPLAEGSHADVVAYRVPSAGELAVDTASGTTGLADPAQFAGHRAGDGDRPAAVLLRRHGLHLELTIDPSTRVGTQHHAGVSDALLESAVSTIVDLEDSVATVDGPDKVGAYRSWLGLRTGELTASFGKGGRTVTREVHGDRTYVGTDGGELTLPGRSLLLVRNVGHHMRLDAVRTADGEPILEEVLDALVSATAALQELRGNARYSNTRTGSVYIVKPKMHGPDEVSLSVELLAAVEEALGMEPTTLKIGIMDEEKRTSINLEACIARAADRVIFVNTGFLDRTGDEIHTDFEAGPVVRKDDQRSQTWLKTYEDRNVDVALRAGFAGQAQIGKGMWAKPAAMREMLDTKGGHPRAGANTAWVPSPTAATLHALHYLETDVLAVQEEIKKRPLADRRGLLVPPVLPDAGTGLSEEDKRHELETNAQSILGYVVRWVGLGIGCSTVPTLEGVGLMEDRATLRISSQQIANWLHHGLVTDGQVRETFARMAEVVDGQNADEPGYAPMCADLDGSPSFQAALDLVFSGRREPNGYTERALTTWRQKAKATDGGEESGTRAAVLEDEAPSPAS